From one Shewanella sp. GD04112 genomic stretch:
- a CDS encoding SLBB domain-containing protein, with product MLQQFKKYIKAVPKTAILVGITATILMGAQAQAITPSPQMIEQFKQLPKSEQERLARQYGIDPSMITGASTTATVVENPTVVTPRAATNNVVDQSEDDKLNQATKTEAKVEAIEDRKENQLKRFGYDLFAGSPSTFAPVSDVPVPAEYMMGPGDTLNVQFFGKENNQFTLTVGRDGAVQFPNLGPISLVGLTFAETRELLQQKISQSMIGIESNITMGELRSIRIFVAGDAYKPGSYTVSSLSTITQALFISGGVNEIGSLRDIQLKRSGKTIGRLDLYDLLLRGDASGDMRLQSGDVVFVPSTGGTVSVIGEVRRPAIYELKNNETMADVINMASGLNPGAYPKASTIERYSREAVKTVVSVDLTENSGLSTLAKNGDLLNVRSASSRIDNAITVSGAVIRPGKYQWTNGLTVADLLPSIWGDLTISADLDYSLLVREINQRGDIEVERINLGRAIGEPKSHYNLELKPRDSVIVFDYADREALLKPIIKKLKEQSRFGDAAKLVNINGNVRFPGQYPITVNADVKELLIAAGGLEEGAYTLSAELTRQQVSEQNGVSVEHVQLSLDRVMQNDPAANIKLQSRDILTVRTLPDWQETRWVTIKGEVKFPGTYSIQRGETLKQVLARAGGMTSDAAPRSAVFLRKSIQEKEQQELAKLADELRREIAAKALTKDTPTVGYNDAQMMLNQLENVKTVGRLVVDINAIELGIESADLMLEDADALYIPPANQTVSVMGQVQHPSTHRFKPGLNFEQYLALSGGPRKRADESRTYILKADGAVQMPESSMWFTGGSSMEPGDTIVVPLDTEYKDNLTLWTQVTSIIYNTAVAVSAISGI from the coding sequence GTGTTACAACAATTCAAAAAATACATCAAAGCGGTTCCCAAAACCGCAATATTAGTTGGCATCACTGCCACTATATTGATGGGCGCACAGGCGCAAGCTATTACGCCCTCTCCGCAGATGATAGAGCAATTCAAACAATTACCTAAGTCAGAGCAAGAGCGTTTAGCTCGCCAATACGGTATTGATCCATCAATGATCACGGGAGCCTCAACTACTGCTACTGTTGTTGAAAACCCAACAGTGGTGACGCCGCGTGCGGCGACAAACAATGTTGTCGATCAATCTGAGGACGATAAACTTAACCAGGCAACCAAAACGGAAGCTAAAGTTGAAGCTATCGAAGATAGGAAAGAAAATCAGCTAAAACGCTTTGGCTATGACTTATTTGCGGGTTCTCCAAGTACGTTTGCTCCCGTTTCTGACGTACCAGTGCCTGCTGAATACATGATGGGCCCAGGTGATACCTTAAATGTGCAGTTTTTTGGTAAAGAAAATAATCAGTTCACGTTAACCGTGGGCCGTGATGGTGCAGTGCAATTCCCTAACTTGGGGCCTATCTCACTAGTAGGTTTAACCTTTGCTGAAACACGGGAGTTATTACAGCAAAAGATAAGCCAAAGCATGATAGGCATTGAGTCTAATATCACTATGGGTGAGTTGCGTTCTATTCGGATTTTTGTGGCGGGTGACGCTTACAAGCCAGGATCCTATACTGTATCTAGTTTATCCACTATTACCCAAGCCTTGTTTATTTCGGGTGGTGTGAATGAAATTGGTAGCTTGCGTGATATCCAATTAAAGCGCTCTGGTAAAACTATTGGCCGTTTAGACTTGTATGATTTATTGCTTCGCGGCGATGCTTCGGGTGATATGCGATTACAATCCGGTGATGTGGTCTTTGTTCCATCTACCGGGGGCACAGTGAGTGTCATTGGCGAAGTGCGTCGCCCTGCCATTTACGAACTTAAAAATAATGAAACCATGGCTGATGTGATTAACATGGCCAGTGGCTTAAACCCAGGTGCTTATCCTAAAGCCAGTACTATCGAACGTTATAGTCGTGAAGCTGTAAAAACCGTGGTAAGCGTAGATTTAACCGAAAATTCAGGTTTAAGTACGTTAGCTAAAAATGGCGACTTGCTTAATGTGCGCTCAGCTTCAAGCCGTATTGATAATGCCATTACGGTGTCTGGTGCTGTAATACGCCCTGGTAAATATCAATGGACAAATGGCCTAACCGTTGCCGATTTATTGCCTTCAATTTGGGGCGATTTAACCATCTCGGCAGACTTGGATTACAGCTTGTTGGTAAGAGAAATCAACCAACGTGGCGATATCGAAGTCGAGCGTATTAACCTCGGTCGCGCGATTGGTGAACCCAAATCACATTATAACCTTGAGCTAAAACCACGTGATTCAGTCATCGTATTTGACTATGCTGACCGTGAAGCTCTGCTTAAGCCCATCATCAAAAAGCTAAAAGAGCAAAGCCGTTTTGGTGATGCAGCGAAGCTAGTTAACATTAATGGTAATGTGCGCTTTCCTGGCCAGTATCCAATAACAGTTAATGCCGATGTAAAAGAGTTACTCATCGCAGCCGGTGGATTAGAGGAAGGAGCATATACCCTATCTGCAGAGCTGACTCGCCAACAAGTGTCTGAGCAAAACGGTGTCAGTGTAGAACATGTACAGCTTAGTTTAGACCGCGTTATGCAAAATGATCCGGCGGCCAATATCAAACTGCAAAGCCGTGACATCTTAACTGTACGTACTTTGCCAGATTGGCAAGAAACTCGTTGGGTCACCATTAAAGGTGAAGTTAAATTCCCTGGCACTTACAGTATCCAGCGCGGCGAAACTTTAAAACAAGTGCTGGCTCGTGCTGGTGGTATGACGAGTGATGCAGCACCACGCAGTGCGGTCTTTTTGCGCAAATCTATTCAAGAGAAAGAACAGCAAGAGCTTGCTAAGCTTGCCGATGAATTGCGCCGTGAGATTGCGGCAAAAGCCTTGACCAAAGACACGCCTACCGTTGGTTATAACGACGCACAAATGATGTTAAATCAGTTGGAAAACGTTAAAACGGTTGGTCGCTTAGTTGTCGATATCAATGCGATTGAATTAGGTATCGAAAGTGCCGATTTAATGCTAGAGGATGCAGATGCACTCTACATTCCACCTGCTAACCAGACGGTTTCTGTTATGGGTCAAGTACAGCACCCAAGTACTCATCGCTTTAAACCCGGTTTAAACTTTGAGCAGTATTTAGCCTTATCCGGCGGTCCACGTAAACGTGCTGACGAATCACGTACTTACATATTAAAAGCCGATGGCGCGGTACAAATGCCTGAATCTTCAATGTGGTTTACTGGCGGTAGCTCAATGGAACCTGGTGATACCATAGTTGTACCATTAGATACCGAATACAAAGATAATCTAACGTTGTGGACTCAAGTAACGAGCATTATCTACAACACCGCCGTTGCAGTATCCGCAATATCGGGGATATAG
- a CDS encoding peptide MFS transporter, whose amino-acid sequence MSVAKPQGTMLGHPKGLFLLFTTELWERFSYYAMRAILVLYLVDKVQSEGGHGLGWTQADAISLYGTFTGLVYLTPLIGGWLADTFLGQRRAIMIGGTLMAAGQFILGTPHAWVPGMETEVFYVGLGTLILGNGLFKPNISTMVGDLYEEGDHRRDGAFTIFYMGINVGAFLSGIIVGSVVAAYDGNFQAGFICAGIGMILSLIIQLVFAQKLLGDIGRTPAAKLEKQKAAEKGEVRKEPLTKVERDRIKVIMVMGLFTIIFWAGFEQAGGLMNLFTNDFTDRMIGTWEVPTTWFQSLNAMFIVIFAPVVASIWVRLGKNEPNSPVKFALGLVLLAVGFLFMIGAVVEMGGDASAKSSMWWLVGAYFFHTMGELCLSPIGLSMVTKLAPLRIASLMMGSWFLFVAAANKIGGVVGSFIGHGGEKEEQLANAMAIFSGIAITAALSGVILYFMADKLVDWMHGAESKHHNEAEALEDEIAVTGEHEAIKR is encoded by the coding sequence ATGAGCGTAGCAAAACCACAAGGGACGATGCTTGGTCATCCCAAGGGCCTGTTCCTTCTATTTACAACAGAACTGTGGGAACGTTTTAGTTATTACGCAATGCGCGCCATTTTGGTGCTGTATTTAGTGGACAAAGTGCAGAGTGAAGGGGGACACGGTTTAGGTTGGACGCAAGCCGATGCGATTTCACTCTATGGTACATTCACTGGCCTAGTTTACTTAACGCCGCTTATCGGTGGCTGGTTAGCAGACACCTTTTTAGGCCAACGCCGCGCGATTATGATTGGCGGTACTTTAATGGCCGCAGGTCAATTTATTCTCGGTACGCCGCACGCTTGGGTACCAGGTATGGAAACCGAAGTTTTCTATGTCGGCTTAGGTACCTTGATCTTAGGTAACGGCCTGTTCAAGCCGAATATCTCTACCATGGTGGGCGATTTGTACGAAGAAGGCGATCATCGCCGTGACGGTGCATTCACCATTTTCTACATGGGGATCAACGTCGGTGCTTTCCTATCGGGTATTATCGTAGGTTCTGTGGTGGCGGCTTATGATGGCAACTTCCAAGCCGGCTTTATCTGTGCCGGTATTGGTATGATCCTGTCATTAATCATCCAACTTGTGTTTGCGCAAAAGTTACTTGGTGATATCGGTAGAACCCCTGCGGCTAAGCTTGAAAAGCAAAAAGCGGCAGAAAAAGGCGAAGTTCGCAAAGAGCCACTCACCAAAGTTGAGCGTGACCGTATTAAAGTCATCATGGTGATGGGCTTATTTACCATCATCTTCTGGGCGGGGTTTGAACAAGCTGGCGGCTTGATGAACCTGTTCACGAATGACTTTACCGACCGTATGATCGGTACTTGGGAAGTTCCAACCACTTGGTTCCAATCCTTAAACGCGATGTTTATCGTGATTTTCGCACCTGTTGTAGCCTCGATTTGGGTACGTTTAGGTAAGAATGAACCGAACTCCCCTGTTAAGTTTGCTTTAGGCTTAGTGTTATTAGCCGTTGGCTTCTTATTCATGATCGGTGCCGTTGTTGAGATGGGTGGCGATGCTTCAGCGAAATCGAGCATGTGGTGGTTAGTCGGTGCTTATTTCTTCCACACCATGGGTGAGCTTTGCTTATCACCAATTGGTTTATCTATGGTGACTAAGCTAGCCCCATTACGTATAGCTTCATTAATGATGGGTTCTTGGTTCCTGTTCGTTGCTGCTGCTAACAAGATTGGTGGCGTAGTGGGTTCATTCATCGGCCACGGCGGTGAAAAAGAAGAACAACTCGCCAATGCAATGGCCATTTTCTCGGGTATCGCGATTACTGCTGCGCTTTCTGGTGTGATCTTATACTTCATGGCCGACAAACTTGTGGATTGGATGCATGGCGCAGAAAGCAAGCATCACAACGAAGCCGAAGCGTTAGAAGATGAAATTGCCGTTACCGGTGAGCATGAAGCGATTAAACGTTAA
- a CDS encoding VacJ family lipoprotein, with product MKLKWLGVLLGIALLPKVYGAEATVPETTPKDTASAVKITYDDPRDPFEGFNRAMWDFNYLYLDRYIYRPVAHGYNDYLPLPAKTGINNFVQNLEEPSSLVNNALQGKWGWAANAGGRFTVNTTIGLLGVFDVADMMGMPRKQDEFNEVLGYYGVPNGPYFMAPFAGPYVVRELASDWVDGLYFPLSELTVWQSIVKWGLKSLHARASAIDQERLVDNALDPYTFVKDAYLQHMDYKVYDGNVPQKQEDDELLDQYMQELE from the coding sequence ATGAAGTTGAAATGGCTAGGGGTACTTTTAGGAATTGCATTACTGCCTAAGGTGTATGGGGCAGAGGCGACTGTACCTGAGACTACTCCAAAGGATACGGCTTCAGCAGTAAAGATTACTTACGATGACCCGCGTGATCCCTTTGAGGGGTTTAACCGTGCAATGTGGGATTTCAACTATCTGTATTTAGACCGGTATATTTATCGTCCTGTCGCACATGGATATAACGATTATCTGCCATTGCCCGCAAAAACGGGGATAAACAACTTCGTACAAAATTTGGAAGAACCGAGTAGCCTAGTTAACAACGCCTTACAGGGTAAATGGGGCTGGGCGGCAAATGCAGGTGGCCGTTTTACGGTGAACACCACAATCGGGTTACTCGGGGTATTTGATGTGGCCGATATGATGGGGATGCCACGCAAGCAAGATGAATTTAACGAAGTGCTAGGCTACTACGGCGTGCCAAACGGACCGTATTTTATGGCTCCCTTTGCCGGCCCCTATGTCGTGCGAGAACTCGCGTCGGATTGGGTTGATGGTCTATACTTTCCACTATCTGAGCTAACAGTGTGGCAATCCATTGTTAAATGGGGACTTAAGAGTCTTCATGCGAGAGCGTCGGCGATTGACCAAGAAAGGCTTGTTGATAATGCGCTCGATCCTTATACCTTTGTGAAAGATGCGTACTTACAACACATGGACTATAAAGTCTATGATGGCAATGTTCCTCAAAAACAAGAAGATGATGAGTTGCTCGATCAGTACATGCAGGAACTTGAGTAA
- the rfaH gene encoding transcription/translation regulatory transformer protein RfaH → MKAWYLLYCKPRSEARAQQNLALQNLETYLPMVSEEKSQRGQKRICRVPLFPNYLFINFDPSQTSVKQVNSTRGVSRIVNCQEKMTPIDDRIIHAIRMKELTPSQAVLDHELELKTGEKIRFKDGPFVDLEGIFQEKCPNKRCHVLFNIMGQSKVVTVPQDSVVRL, encoded by the coding sequence ATGAAGGCATGGTACCTTTTGTATTGTAAACCTCGAAGTGAAGCGAGGGCACAACAGAACTTAGCGCTTCAAAATTTAGAGACATACTTACCGATGGTTTCTGAAGAAAAATCTCAACGCGGGCAGAAGCGGATCTGTCGCGTACCTCTATTCCCAAATTATCTGTTCATCAATTTCGACCCAAGCCAAACCAGTGTTAAGCAGGTCAACTCTACTCGCGGCGTGAGCCGAATCGTCAATTGTCAGGAAAAAATGACGCCTATAGACGATCGTATTATTCACGCTATTCGCATGAAAGAATTAACGCCTTCCCAAGCGGTTTTAGACCACGAACTAGAACTAAAAACCGGGGAAAAAATTCGCTTTAAAGATGGGCCTTTTGTGGACTTAGAAGGTATTTTTCAAGAGAAATGCCCGAACAAGCGCTGTCATGTGTTGTTTAATATTATGGGGCAGAGCAAAGTCGTTACTGTTCCTCAGGATTCTGTTGTAAGGCTATAG
- a CDS encoding response regulator, with the protein MALNDVSILWVEDDPVFRQIVATFLIGRGAEVVQACDGEQGLSIFKQQRFDIILADLSMPKLGGLDMLKEMSKLEPLVPSIVVSGNNVMADVVEALRVGACDYLVKPVPDLFIIEQAIKQGLQRHHSDDVTQAEFDALSNQELKDNLVLLEQSVEAAKQVQQQLFPASNISYPTAKVDYSLFKSSDISSYFIDSTMVGSDYLIMYMAHLYPEDNRAAFACVLLRSFVNQKLKSYRSGQSKTIIEPFNMLSYLNERLVKSGLDITVDIIYVAIELTRYRAAIAQAGKGLRCYLRNDEGLSPLALSESLQLGMLDWGKPSIQFRTILPQEQLCIATSEPEHKQQLLENQFKGLVYDSQLPAGGFMQLSL; encoded by the coding sequence ATGGCGTTAAATGATGTTTCTATTCTTTGGGTCGAAGACGACCCGGTCTTTAGGCAAATCGTCGCCACATTTCTTATTGGGCGCGGTGCCGAAGTTGTGCAGGCCTGCGATGGTGAGCAGGGACTGTCTATTTTTAAGCAACAACGTTTCGATATCATTCTTGCCGATCTCAGCATGCCTAAACTCGGTGGACTCGATATGCTCAAGGAAATGAGTAAATTAGAGCCGCTGGTGCCTTCAATTGTGGTCTCTGGTAATAACGTAATGGCGGATGTCGTTGAAGCTCTGCGTGTTGGTGCCTGTGATTATCTCGTTAAACCCGTCCCCGATTTATTTATCATCGAACAAGCGATAAAACAGGGGTTGCAACGACACCATTCTGATGATGTGACTCAAGCCGAGTTTGATGCTTTATCTAATCAAGAGCTTAAGGATAACTTGGTTCTGTTAGAACAAAGTGTCGAGGCAGCTAAGCAAGTTCAGCAGCAGCTATTTCCTGCCTCTAACATAAGCTATCCCACAGCCAAGGTGGATTACAGTCTGTTTAAGAGTAGCGATATCAGCAGTTACTTTATTGATTCCACTATGGTGGGTAGTGACTACCTCATCATGTACATGGCCCATCTCTATCCCGAAGATAATAGAGCGGCTTTTGCCTGTGTATTGCTGCGCAGTTTTGTTAACCAAAAGCTCAAAAGTTATCGTAGTGGCCAAAGCAAGACCATTATCGAGCCCTTCAATATGTTAAGTTATTTGAACGAGCGTTTAGTCAAATCTGGCCTCGATATCACAGTCGATATTATTTATGTCGCTATCGAATTAACACGCTATCGCGCCGCGATTGCGCAAGCTGGTAAGGGGCTGAGGTGTTATTTGCGTAATGATGAAGGTTTGAGCCCATTAGCGCTTTCTGAGAGCTTACAATTGGGGATGTTAGATTGGGGGAAACCGAGCATTCAGTTTCGCACTATATTGCCGCAGGAGCAGCTCTGTATTGCGACCAGTGAGCCTGAACACAAGCAGCAACTCTTAGAAAACCAATTTAAAGGCCTTGTTTATGATTCACAGTTACCAGCGGGTGGCTTTATGCAATTAAGTCTATAA